The Humulus lupulus chromosome 3, drHumLupu1.1, whole genome shotgun sequence genome window below encodes:
- the LOC133821169 gene encoding uncharacterized protein LOC133821169, producing the protein MASRRCPEGPSNVEFIELSSSDSEVDACKPSNRGGVRALYLRRLSYLRHKAYCLERELESHPGDAGSDLFPRQATYISQLQSTLRDCLSEIACLEENLPPEPFSFCRDESPDYVDSSFEGGRHKLVEPEFLSIVSPVFPLLSPVLRPRVKQRAGRHRTCGGSSRTLRKSVAHKLPYFFQVPEMPKRVLDTSDEVGRSTVTLKKLGNMLKAHKLPLNLKFVIPERKERASAPQKGFMAFSDAIIRSGGALPLHSFFIKVLDYFELAPLQLSPNSWVMLSCLYVLYHQVYSRGPSTSEVHYFFTLRENTSAPGFYQLQKVAALKGSSLLEGSISNRGAWKSDYFYTYSGQTRYSSFNTPRLLGVVGPNLKRAAHDRVIQILAMPKACKQASALFTESNLHLCGLLTPDQKVTLCSISPESEDPRPASPDSVDLPPAAPVLESPWVYGHDERNYDEADDRDYVYSPGDHMDVEETVVSENYSCMYSVAGRAKGIADDGHIGGATSRMSPLTPGGEFAFDAPAPCPSVPRRNFVIPSFDGVPSPPSGPPRWASTGVSLPQEATPHSSAPRTTADGSGPSRSPSLPKRASAGTHASPGPAHVSIPRDHPLASQYGGAMSHHLGNFPKGEWGTLHDVPEAQLESAYMRASLQVIVAILGLFICAGHIYTFYIFSGISSNP; encoded by the exons atggcgtctaggcgatgtcccgaaggtccgtctaatgttgaatttattgagttgtcctccTCCGACTCGGAGGTCGACGCATGCAAACCCTCTAACCGCGGGGGTGTGCGGGCGCTCTATCTCAGGAGACTATCTTACCTTAGACATAAGGCGTACTGTctagagagggagctagaatcccatcccggggacgcaggttctgatctcttcccccggcaagcgacatacatttcccagctacaatccaCCCTCCGGGATTGCCTTtccgaaattgcttgcctagaagaaaacttgccccctgagcctttttccttttgtcgtgACGAGTCTCCCGATTACGTGGATTCCTCCTTTGAAGGCGGTAGACATAAATTGGTTGAGCCGGAGTTCCTTTCCATTGTGTCGCCCGTGTTCCCTCTCCTATCCCCTGTCCtgcgccctagggtcaagcaaagagctggtagacataggacatgtgggggatcTTCTAGGACCCTAAGAAAGTCTGTTGCTCATAAACTGCCTTACTTTttccaggtacccgagatgccgaagagagtcttggacacttctgatgaagttggaaggtctaccgttaccctgaagaaattgggcaacatgctgaaagcccataagttacccttgaacctcaagttcgttataccagagcgcaaggAACGCGCGTCTGCACCGCAAAAGGGGTTCATGGCATTTAGTGatgccataatccgatctggtggagctctgccactacactctttcttcatcaaagtgctggactactttgaattggcgccactacaattgtcccccaactcctgggtgatgctcagctgtttgtatgtgttgtaccatcaggtgtactctagggggccttccacaagtgaggttcattacttcttcaccctgagggagaatacatcagcccccgggttctaccaactccagaaagtcgcggcccttaaagggagttccctcttggagggatctatttccaataggggggcgtggaagtcagactacttctatacttacagtgggcagacccgatattctagcttcaacaccccac gtctcttgGGGGTCGTTGGTCCCAACTTGAAACGGGCGGCTCATGACCGGGTAATACAAATCCTGGCTATGCCGAAGGCatgcaaacaagccagcgcccttttcaCAGAGAGCAATCTCCACTTGTGCGGGCTACTGACCCCGGACCAGAAAGTTACCTTATGCTCCATCTcccctgaatctgaggatccgcgccccgcgtcacccgactctgttgatttacccccagcggcgcccgtacttgagagtccgtgggtatatggtcatgatgaaaggaattatgatgaagcagacgatagggactatgtctactccccgggtgaccatatggacgttgaggagactgtggtgtctgagaactactcctgcatgtactctgttgctggcagggctaagggcATAGCTGATGACGGTCACATTGgcggtgctacctctcggatgtcgccTTTAACACCTGGCGGCGAGTTTGCCTTCGATGCCCCTGCCCCTTGCCCCTCTGTGCCTagaaggaattttgtcattccttcttttgATGGGGTTCCTTCACCCCCGAGTGGGCCTCCAAGGTGGGCCTCCACAGGCGTCTCTTTACCCCAGGAAGCGACTCCACACTCTTCTGCCCCCCGCACTACTGCAGATGGGTCGGGGCCTTCCCGGTCCCCCTCCTTGCCAAAGCGGGCCTCGGCAGGTACTCACGCCTCTCCCGGCCcagctcatgtttctattcctagagatcatcctctggcgagccaatatgggggagccatgagccatcacttaggaaactttcccaaaggtgaaTGGGGGACGCTGCACGATGTCCCTGAGGCTCAGCTAGAGAGCGCCTACATGCGAGCCTCCCTGCAGGTAATTGTCGCGATACTTGGTTTATTCATTTGTGCTggccatatatatactttttatattttttctggCATATCGTCTAACCCTTGA